In Nycticebus coucang isolate mNycCou1 chromosome 9, mNycCou1.pri, whole genome shotgun sequence, the following are encoded in one genomic region:
- the RHAG gene encoding ammonium transporter Rh type A yields MNMRFKFPLVAISLEIAMIVLFGLFVQYETDQNILQKQNATKPTDTGRFLELYPLFQDVHVMIFVGFGFLMTFLKKYGFSSVGINLLIAALGLQWGTIVQGVLHSHGQKIHIGIKNMINADFSTATVLISFGAVLGKTSPVQMLIMTIVEIAAFAGNEYVVGEIFKASDIGASMTIHAFGAYFGLAVALILYRSGLRKGHQNDESVYHSDLFAMIGTLFLWLFWPSFNSAIAEAGDKQYRAIVNTYLSLAACVLIAYAFSSLVEHQGKFDMVHIQNATLAGGVAVGTCADMKIQPYGSMIIGGIAGMVSVFGYKFLTPLFATKLRIQDTCGVHNLHGLPGVVGGLAGIVAAGLGASTTTTVAMQAAALGSSIGTAVVGGLITGLILKLPIWGQPLDKNCYDDSVYWEVPKEREHGSGFHERDDHRQLELEV; encoded by the exons ATGAACATGAGGTTCAAATTCCCTCTCGTGGCCATAAGCCTGGAGATTGCCATGATTGTTTTATTCGGATTATTTGTTCAGTATGAAACGGATCAGAATATTCTCCAGAAGCAAAACGCCACCAAGCCAACAGACACGGGCAGATTCCTTGAGCTGTATCCAC TATTCCAAGATGTGCACGTTATGATATTTGTTGGGTTTGGCTTTCTCATGACCTTCCTGAAGAAATACGGCTTCAGCAGTGTGGGCATCAACCTGCTCATCGCCGCTCTGGGCCTCCAGTGGGGCACTATTGTACAAGGGGTCCTGCACAGCCATGGGCAGAAAATCCACATTGGAATAAAAAA cATGATAAATGCAGACTTCAGTACAGCCACAGTTCTGATATCTTTTGGAGCAGTCCTGGGGAAAACGAGTCCAGTCCAAATGCTGATCATGACAATTGTAGAAATTGCTGCCTTTGCTGGAAATGAGTATGTGGTTGGCGAGATATTCAAG GCTTCTGATATTGGAGCGTCCATGACTATCCACGCCTTTGGAGCCTACTTTGGCTTGGCTGTAGCGCTCATCTTGTACCGATCTGGCCTAAGAAAGGGGCATCAGAATGACGAGTCTGTGTACCACTCAGACTTATTTGCAATGATTG GGACTCTTTTTCTATGGCTGTTCTGGCCCAGCTTTAATTCAGCCATTGCTGAAGCTGGAGACAAACAGTACAGGGCCATCGTGAACACGTACCTCTCTCTGGCTGCCTGCGTTCTCATAGCCTATGCATTCTCCAGCCTAGTGGAGCATCAAGGCAAGTTCGATATG GTGCACATCCAGAATGCCACCCTTGCTGGAGGAGTTGCTGTGGGCACTTGTGCAGACATGAAGATTCAGCCATATGGTTCAATGATCATTGGGGGCATTGCAGGAATGGTCTCTGTGTTCGGATACAAATTCCTGACT cCACTTTTTGCTACTAAACTGAGGATCCAAGATACATGTGGGGTCCATAACCTGCACGGCCTCCCAGGGGTGGTAGGCGGCCTGGCAGGCATCGTGGCAGCAGGCCTGGGAGCATCTACCAC GACTACTGTAGCCATGCAGGCAGCTGCGCTGGGTTCTTCCATCGGAACAGCAGTTGTTGGAGGTCTGATTACAG GTTTAATTCTAAAGCTACCTATCTGGGGACAGCCATTGGATAAGAACTGCTATGATGATTCTGTTTATTGGGAG GTTCCTAAGGAGAGAGAACATGGCAGTGGCTTCCATGAACGTGATGACCACAGGCAGCTGGAACTTGAAGTCTAA